In Thalassospira sp. ER-Se-21-Dark, one genomic interval encodes:
- a CDS encoding cache domain-containing protein, with amino-acid sequence MPKLNLRLKFLLLSILPLVLAASAISWLVFAQAERLAEAEIRTFERNILQARKDELKSYLELAMKSIDHIYSVASPLDAVSKERVKAIIEDLSYGEDGYFFIYDRDGTALVDPPQPWRLGRTYWNLRDINGNTVIQGLIFNAEKGGDFMRHVWEKPSTGEPTEKITYSLMLDKWDWMIGTGIYIDDIAEQVTEIEAEVSTHIRETTMSIIGVTILAVLLVGISGTVVTLSERKLADSKLKELTHRVVDVQEQERLRVSRELHDGISQILVSVKYAVETAIARITQNRDNAIEPMEKAANRLQDAIHEVRRISRDLRPAVLDDLGLKPAIESMCAELQDRSGILIEVKCDNVDGQLDIDKKTTLYRVLQETLTNIERHADATVVKISIKREGSSIIMRIADNGVGFETNRYIRNRDPRAGIGLRNMRERMEFHGGGLSVRSEPDDGTKITAFIPANSQNALPHDAISG; translated from the coding sequence ATGCCGAAGCTCAATCTTCGACTAAAGTTTTTGCTGCTCTCGATCCTGCCGCTGGTTCTGGCGGCGTCTGCGATCTCCTGGCTGGTGTTTGCCCAGGCCGAACGCCTGGCCGAGGCCGAGATCAGGACCTTTGAACGCAACATCCTTCAGGCCAGAAAGGACGAGCTGAAAAGCTATCTTGAACTGGCGATGAAATCGATCGACCACATCTATTCTGTGGCAAGCCCGCTGGATGCGGTGTCAAAAGAACGTGTGAAAGCGATCATCGAAGATCTGTCTTATGGCGAGGATGGATACTTCTTTATCTATGACCGCGATGGCACCGCCCTTGTCGATCCGCCGCAACCCTGGCGCCTTGGCCGGACCTATTGGAACCTGCGCGATATCAATGGCAACACAGTCATTCAGGGCCTGATTTTCAATGCGGAAAAGGGTGGCGATTTCATGCGCCACGTCTGGGAAAAGCCATCGACCGGGGAGCCGACCGAAAAGATCACCTATTCCCTGATGCTGGATAAATGGGACTGGATGATCGGCACGGGCATTTATATCGACGATATCGCCGAACAGGTCACCGAGATCGAGGCCGAGGTTTCCACCCATATCCGCGAAACCACCATGTCGATTATCGGGGTGACGATCCTTGCGGTGTTGCTGGTCGGCATATCGGGCACGGTGGTCACATTGTCCGAACGCAAACTTGCCGACTCAAAGCTTAAGGAACTGACCCACCGGGTTGTCGATGTGCAGGAACAGGAACGCCTTCGGGTATCGCGTGAACTGCATGACGGCATCAGTCAGATATTGGTTTCGGTCAAATATGCAGTCGAAACCGCGATTGCGCGGATCACCCAGAATCGTGACAACGCCATTGAGCCGATGGAAAAAGCCGCGAATAGATTGCAGGACGCCATCCATGAAGTGCGGCGGATTTCGCGCGATCTGCGCCCAGCCGTGCTGGATGACCTTGGCCTGAAACCCGCAATTGAGAGCATGTGTGCTGAACTTCAGGACCGGTCCGGCATCCTGATCGAGGTGAAATGCGACAATGTCGACGGCCAGCTTGATATCGACAAGAAGACAACACTTTATCGCGTGTTGCAGGAGACGCTGACCAATATCGAACGCCATGCCGATGCGACGGTGGTGAAAATTTCGATCAAACGCGAAGGCAGCAGCATCATCATGCGCATTGCCGATAACGGTGTCGGGTTTGAAACCAACCGCTATATCCGTAACCGCGATCCGCGGGCGGGCATTGGTCTGCGCAACATGCGCGAACGCATGGAATTCCATGGCGGCGGGCTTTCGGTGCGCTCCGAACCGGACGACGGGACAAAAATCACTGCATTTATTCCCGCCAACAGCCAGAATGCCCTACCCCATGACGCTATCAGCGGTTAA
- a CDS encoding ATP-binding protein has protein sequence MRTLFDRLIGSLVFKIAFAIIVVETILFGLFGGYYVNYFGAEIDRRIAEQISTPGRLIQQEQLKVSILSDAEQMELLLGRHLQQAFAVGFDGTIYHSIDPLMIGASISSLPDFPTEQLRADMSEQTLFTVNGDAGSSMVSITPIFALDANQPFMYVYLKVSTEGLEESQRQMQSVLVIGSILCVLLTSALIFLFTQHTVLKRLITAAQFVNKIQVGKLSSRLTPMGRDEIGILERGLNAMAESLERRTQQHQAAQNALRDSEERFRDFTLSSADWYWEMGSDFKIAFASYKFYQLIEEINGSPQGQSFDKLGLHPEHPEGWRYLQRHLDEHSAFYNVEFSWTSRDGEKQFGRINGVPVFALDGSFNGYRGTGSNITDQKRAAEEQQALQRQLATSQKLEAVGQMAGGVAHEFNNCLAGILSFAEVARAKIDDPERVKEYIDHVISLGERATGVADQLLMFSRRRIDQPKNVRVESIFAEMEKLLVTLLEHRIDLQIWADEADLHTRVDPTQLSACILNLAINARDAMPDGGTLQISCSSADIPPLAQRDADEDEDIYPPEVEGQFVVITVQDTGTGIPEDVIDHIFEPFFSTKEPGKGTGLGLSIVHSWVEEAHGFINLESVEGEGTTFSIYLPRSEPGAEPEDEVDEIGVFPGNGERVLIVDDEQALRTTAQIILEDAGYRTEIAKSTEEALVILQTNTGDAAFDVIVTDVVLPGRSGPQLIIEALRQNPRYGVVFMSGYPARSRKELDNLLGNYVFVKKPFRPGKLQKAVHDALKLASERAQSS, from the coding sequence TTGAGGACGCTGTTTGACCGACTGATCGGCAGTCTGGTTTTCAAGATCGCATTTGCGATCATTGTCGTGGAAACCATCCTTTTTGGTCTGTTTGGCGGTTATTATGTGAACTATTTCGGGGCCGAAATTGACCGCAGGATTGCGGAACAGATCAGCACACCCGGACGGCTTATTCAGCAGGAACAACTCAAGGTCTCTATTCTGAGCGACGCCGAGCAGATGGAACTTCTTCTCGGACGGCATTTGCAGCAAGCGTTCGCTGTCGGTTTTGACGGCACCATTTATCATTCGATCGACCCGTTGATGATCGGTGCATCAATCAGCTCGTTACCGGACTTCCCGACCGAACAGCTTCGCGCCGACATGAGCGAGCAGACCCTGTTCACGGTCAATGGCGATGCCGGGTCCAGCATGGTCAGTATCACGCCGATCTTTGCGCTCGATGCCAATCAGCCCTTCATGTATGTCTATCTCAAGGTGTCGACCGAGGGCCTTGAAGAAAGCCAGCGCCAGATGCAATCGGTGCTTGTGATCGGCTCCATCCTTTGTGTGTTGCTGACCTCAGCACTGATTTTCCTGTTTACCCAGCACACGGTGCTCAAGCGCCTGATCACGGCGGCACAGTTTGTTAACAAGATCCAGGTCGGCAAGCTGAGTTCACGGCTGACACCGATGGGACGTGACGAAATCGGCATTCTCGAACGCGGTTTGAACGCCATGGCCGAAAGTCTGGAACGCCGCACCCAGCAACACCAGGCAGCCCAGAATGCCTTGCGCGACAGTGAAGAACGTTTCCGCGACTTTACCCTGTCTTCCGCCGACTGGTACTGGGAGATGGGCAGCGATTTCAAAATCGCCTTTGCGTCGTACAAGTTTTATCAGCTGATCGAGGAAATCAACGGCTCCCCGCAGGGGCAGTCGTTTGACAAGCTTGGGCTTCATCCGGAACACCCGGAGGGGTGGCGATATCTGCAACGCCATCTTGATGAACATTCCGCGTTCTATAACGTCGAATTTTCCTGGACATCGCGGGATGGTGAAAAGCAGTTCGGGCGGATCAATGGCGTGCCTGTATTTGCGCTGGATGGCAGTTTCAACGGCTATCGCGGGACGGGTAGCAACATTACCGACCAAAAGCGCGCCGCCGAGGAACAACAAGCCTTGCAGCGCCAGCTTGCCACATCGCAAAAGCTTGAGGCGGTTGGCCAGATGGCCGGTGGTGTTGCCCATGAGTTCAACAATTGCCTTGCCGGTATCCTGAGTTTCGCCGAAGTGGCGCGTGCCAAGATAGATGATCCCGAACGGGTCAAGGAATATATCGATCACGTCATCTCGCTTGGTGAACGGGCGACCGGTGTTGCCGATCAGCTTTTGATGTTCTCGCGCCGCAGGATCGATCAGCCGAAGAATGTTCGGGTTGAAAGCATCTTTGCGGAGATGGAAAAACTGCTGGTGACTTTGCTTGAGCACCGGATTGATTTGCAAATCTGGGCCGACGAGGCCGACCTTCATACAAGGGTTGACCCGACGCAATTGTCGGCCTGTATCCTCAACCTTGCGATCAATGCGCGCGATGCGATGCCCGATGGCGGCACGCTTCAGATTTCATGCAGCAGTGCCGATATTCCGCCGCTGGCACAGCGCGATGCCGATGAAGACGAGGATATCTATCCGCCAGAGGTAGAGGGCCAGTTTGTTGTCATCACCGTGCAGGATACCGGCACCGGCATTCCCGAAGATGTGATCGATCATATTTTCGAGCCCTTCTTCTCGACCAAGGAGCCGGGCAAGGGGACCGGTCTTGGGCTTTCGATTGTTCATAGCTGGGTCGAAGAGGCGCACGGCTTTATCAATCTTGAAAGTGTCGAGGGCGAAGGCACGACGTTTTCAATCTATCTGCCGCGTTCGGAACCCGGGGCGGAGCCGGAGGACGAAGTTGACGAGATCGGCGTCTTCCCCGGCAATGGCGAGCGTGTTCTGATTGTCGATGATGAACAGGCCCTGCGCACGACCGCCCAAATCATCCTTGAAGATGCTGGTTATCGCACCGAGATTGCAAAAAGCACCGAAGAAGCGTTGGTGATCCTGCAAACCAACACGGGTGATGCGGCATTTGATGTGATTGTGACCGACGTCGTGTTGCCCGGTCGCAGTGGCCCGCAACTGATCATCGAAGCATTGCGCCAAAACCCGCGCTATGGCGTGGTGTTCATGTCCGGTTACCCGGCACGATCGCGCAAGGAACTGGATAATCTTTTGGGCAATTACGTGTTTGTCAAAAAGCCGTTCCGCCCCGGCAAGCTGCAAAAAGCGGTTCATGATGCGCTCAAACTCGCATCCGAACGGGCGCAGTCGAGCTGA
- a CDS encoding response regulator transcription factor — MTNATIANEVYSTHRPLRILLCDDHALVMDGIRSRLECFEHINIVGEAGNGAEALTMAGDLHPDIVLMDISMPVMNGLEAAEKFRETLPDTKVVILSMHENPEYLRTAQQAGAKGFILKDVSSNDMVRAIETIANGGEAYSSTFDRITDGEDSNNDGVPLTSRERTVLRLLAKGASNKHVARELDISVRTVETHRRNIKRKLDIDSSAGLVRYAIEKGLVTLDSAS, encoded by the coding sequence ATGACCAATGCCACCATTGCCAACGAAGTTTATTCCACCCATCGGCCATTGCGGATTTTGCTTTGCGACGATCACGCGCTTGTCATGGATGGCATCCGGTCGCGACTGGAATGTTTTGAGCATATCAATATTGTCGGCGAGGCCGGTAACGGGGCCGAGGCATTGACCATGGCAGGTGACCTGCATCCTGATATTGTCCTGATGGACATTTCGATGCCGGTGATGAACGGGCTGGAAGCAGCCGAGAAATTCCGTGAAACCCTGCCCGATACCAAGGTCGTCATCCTGTCGATGCATGAAAACCCGGAATATCTGCGCACCGCCCAGCAGGCCGGAGCAAAGGGCTTTATCCTGAAAGATGTGTCATCCAATGACATGGTGCGCGCGATTGAAACCATCGCCAATGGTGGTGAGGCGTATAGTTCCACATTCGATCGCATCACCGATGGCGAAGACAGCAACAATGACGGCGTGCCGTTGACGTCGCGCGAACGTACGGTTTTGCGCCTGTTGGCCAAAGGCGCAAGCAACAAGCACGTTGCCCGCGAACTTGATATCAGTGTGCGCACGGTGGAAACGCACCGCCGCAACATCAAGCGCAAACTTGATATCGACAGTTCGGCCGGTCTTGTCCGCTATGCCATTGAAAAGGGTCTGGTTACCCTTGATTCTGCGAGCTGA
- a CDS encoding Crp/Fnr family transcriptional regulator, translating to MNHTTSYTFRPELARCRECGVRKFALFNNLTDEDFKLVHMPVEDITLPKRNTLYNAGDQAQSIFTLRSGLIKLVHYLPDGNQRVVRLVKPGGTIGLESLVSECFTHHAEALQDSKLCRIPIAVIEKLDNESPRLHKQVLNRWHQAVMESDNWLTQMSTGTARERVARLCLFLHDDVTETCTLPGREDIGAMLGITTETASRIIADFRRHDLLEFKSRNVFKLDLVGLREVAGMDAADDGNYAD from the coding sequence GTGAACCATACAACAAGCTACACATTCCGACCCGAACTGGCGCGATGCCGCGAATGTGGTGTGCGGAAATTTGCCCTGTTCAACAACCTGACGGATGAGGATTTCAAACTTGTCCATATGCCGGTTGAAGACATCACCCTGCCCAAACGCAATACGCTTTACAATGCCGGTGATCAGGCGCAATCGATTTTCACGCTGCGCAGTGGCCTGATCAAACTTGTCCATTACCTTCCGGATGGCAATCAGCGGGTGGTGCGCCTTGTCAAACCCGGCGGCACCATCGGACTTGAGTCCCTGGTCAGCGAATGTTTCACCCACCACGCCGAAGCCCTTCAGGACAGCAAGCTGTGCCGCATTCCGATTGCGGTAATTGAAAAGCTTGATAATGAAAGCCCGCGTTTGCACAAGCAGGTGCTTAATCGCTGGCATCAGGCGGTAATGGAATCCGATAACTGGCTGACCCAGATGTCGACCGGCACGGCGCGTGAACGGGTCGCCCGGCTTTGCCTGTTTTTGCATGATGACGTGACCGAGACCTGTACCCTTCCGGGACGTGAGGATATTGGTGCGATGCTTGGCATTACCACCGAAACGGCCAGCCGGATCATCGCCGATTTCAGACGTCATGACCTGCTGGAATTCAAGTCACGCAATGTTTTCAAGCTTGATCTTGTGGGACTGCGTGAAGTTGCGGGAATGGACGCCGCAGATGACGGCAATTACGCCGACTGA
- a CDS encoding ABC transporter substrate-binding protein gives MLTGVAKTHAVEFGEAPELAKLVEDGNLPPVKDRLPTAPMIVTPNERVGTYGGTWKMAQRNSRDHALLIRTIGYEPLLRWTPQWSSTIPNVALSFQPSSDATEFFFRLRQGMRWSDGTPFTADDIVFWYEDILNNPAFADAVPEWLTSGGNTVQVDEIDPYTVAFRFSKPYGLFPTALARPEGVEPVSYPAHFLKPLLPKYNANADADAQKMGYSGWKERFIDVFGQPGTIDDPTRWNNPDVPTLNAWVLTGVYGKDDPLIAKRNPYYWKIDPTGRQLPYIDTVSMTLVPSKSAAGDAAIAGKVNMQERHIGTRANEVLAQNKDLQAFTLIESDMNIMTLSLNLNDKDPVLRDIFQNKDFRVALSYAIDRETIIDRFVPGALPHQAAPRPESPQYHTVLARQFMAYNVELARTYIAKAGLTTINDDGILLRPDGKPLSFTIDTEGAERFQMLDAVMGYWRELGIDVRARNLARDEFVALRERNEHNASAWGGDGGLDAMLIPINYLPMSSESSWFATGWANWYLNPESPDAITPPQDVQDQLALYDQLKATANAEKQNQLMRDILDISANQFYLMGIALPPNRKGVVARDFHNVPKVMPAAWSYATPAPTNPSQYFIQPE, from the coding sequence ATGCTGACTGGCGTTGCCAAAACGCATGCCGTTGAATTTGGTGAAGCACCCGAACTTGCCAAACTGGTTGAGGACGGGAATCTGCCGCCAGTCAAGGATCGCTTGCCGACCGCACCGATGATCGTCACCCCCAATGAACGGGTCGGAACCTATGGCGGCACCTGGAAAATGGCACAGCGGAATAGCCGTGACCATGCCCTGCTGATCAGGACAATTGGATATGAGCCACTTCTGCGCTGGACCCCGCAATGGTCTTCGACCATCCCCAATGTTGCACTGTCATTCCAGCCCAGCAGCGATGCAACCGAGTTCTTTTTCCGTCTGCGACAAGGCATGCGGTGGTCGGATGGCACCCCGTTTACGGCTGATGACATCGTTTTCTGGTACGAAGATATCCTGAACAATCCGGCCTTTGCCGATGCGGTGCCGGAATGGCTGACATCGGGCGGCAATACCGTGCAAGTCGACGAGATCGATCCCTATACCGTCGCGTTTCGTTTCAGCAAGCCATACGGCCTTTTCCCGACCGCCCTTGCCCGTCCCGAAGGCGTTGAGCCGGTAAGCTATCCGGCGCATTTTCTGAAGCCACTTTTGCCGAAATATAATGCCAATGCCGATGCCGACGCCCAGAAGATGGGTTATTCCGGCTGGAAAGAGCGCTTTATCGACGTATTTGGGCAGCCCGGTACGATTGATGACCCGACGCGCTGGAACAATCCCGATGTGCCGACCCTGAATGCCTGGGTGCTTACCGGGGTATATGGCAAGGACGATCCGCTGATCGCCAAGCGCAATCCCTATTACTGGAAAATTGACCCGACCGGCCGTCAACTTCCCTATATCGACACGGTTTCCATGACACTGGTGCCTTCGAAAAGTGCGGCCGGGGATGCGGCAATTGCGGGCAAGGTCAATATGCAGGAACGCCATATCGGCACGCGCGCCAACGAAGTTCTGGCCCAAAACAAGGATCTTCAGGCCTTCACGCTGATCGAGAGCGATATGAATATCATGACCTTGTCACTTAATCTTAATGACAAGGACCCGGTGCTGCGCGACATCTTCCAGAACAAGGATTTTCGCGTCGCACTGTCATATGCGATTGATCGCGAGACAATCATTGATCGCTTTGTGCCCGGTGCCTTGCCCCATCAGGCGGCCCCGAGACCGGAAAGCCCGCAATATCACACGGTACTGGCGCGACAGTTCATGGCATATAATGTCGAACTGGCGCGGACCTATATTGCCAAAGCAGGACTGACCACCATCAATGATGACGGCATCCTGTTGCGTCCGGATGGCAAGCCGCTTTCATTCACGATTGATACCGAGGGTGCGGAACGCTTTCAGATGCTGGATGCGGTCATGGGGTATTGGCGCGAACTTGGCATTGATGTCAGGGCCCGAAACCTTGCGCGCGACGAGTTTGTCGCTTTGCGCGAACGCAATGAACACAATGCCAGTGCGTGGGGCGGTGACGGCGGCCTTGATGCGATGCTCATTCCGATCAATTACCTGCCGATGTCTTCTGAATCGTCATGGTTTGCAACCGGATGGGCCAACTGGTACCTGAACCCGGAAAGCCCCGATGCAATCACCCCGCCCCAGGATGTTCAGGATCAGCTTGCGCTTTATGACCAGCTCAAAGCGACAGCAAATGCGGAAAAACAAAATCAACTGATGCGCGATATTCTCGACATCAGTGCAAATCAGTTTTACCTTATGGGAATTGCATTACCGCCAAACAGAAAAGGCGTGGTAGCACGGGACTTCCACAACGTTCCCAAGGTCATGCCTGCCGCCTGGAGTTATGCGACACCTGCACCGACCAATCCAAGTCAGTATTTTATTCAGCCCGAGTAA
- a CDS encoding TraR/DksA family transcriptional regulator yields the protein MTDRTDIDLAKLRTRLEERRAEILAHSTHSEDYRKPVELDQQAVGRLSRMDALQNQEMHLEQERRRVVELEQIEKTLKRMDDDQYGHCHNCGEPIAAKRLEFDPTTPLCVDCADHVSHV from the coding sequence ATGACGGATCGAACAGACATTGATCTTGCGAAATTGCGCACCCGGCTGGAGGAAAGACGCGCCGAGATTCTGGCACATTCAACCCACTCGGAAGACTACCGCAAGCCGGTCGAACTGGATCAGCAGGCGGTCGGTCGTCTGTCGCGGATGGATGCCCTGCAAAATCAGGAAATGCATCTTGAGCAGGAACGCCGCCGCGTGGTCGAGCTGGAGCAGATTGAAAAAACCCTCAAGCGCATGGATGACGACCAATACGGTCATTGCCACAATTGCGGTGAACCGATTGCCGCCAAGCGCCTCGAATTCGATCCGACCACACCGCTTTGCGTCGATTGCGCTGATCATGTGAGCCATGTCTGA